The Meriones unguiculatus strain TT.TT164.6M chromosome 18, Bangor_MerUng_6.1, whole genome shotgun sequence genome segment AATCAAATTATCATCTTAATAAGTATAGAGAAAATACTGACAAAATTAACACTGTTTCATGGTAAAACTCCTCACAAACATGCACAGAAAGAATTTACATTAAAGTAATAAAGATAATTTATCAACACAGGAAGCAGGCATCATACTCTGTGGTGATCAAGAGGAAGGCAAAAAAGTCTGTTACACTTCTGTGAAGGTCCACCATAAGAACTAGGCAATGAAACACTCATTCAATAAGACAACaagacataaaaattattttataaaacatgTGTAAAACCATAAGGTTTTCTTGAGAAAATTAGAACTGCTATAAAAGTTCAgtaaagtgactggatacaaaacaTTAAACATAAGCTATGTGGCTATAAATGTATTATTTGAAATAGAAACTAGGACAAGTAAATttgcaagaaaaataaaaatgcctaAGTTTTTAGAATAAACTTAACCAAACCGGtgtcatacatgtgtgcacacacatgcatacatgcacatattcaCACAGAATATATACTACGATAATTTGAGTGAAGACATTAAGGGGAGTGACACTCTCCCAGACagcaaatgtatttattatgagAAGTTGAAGGGAGCTGTTCTGCCCTTCTTCAAGATATAGCAACAATTGCCAGCGAATATTAGCAGAGTGTCAACCCGCCCCACACTGAACTAGCTGACACTTCCATCCTGGACTTCTCAGCCTGCAAGCTTTAAgaaatttgttgtttttctttatatactACCTTATCTAGAGCAGATTGAGGGGACTGTAATATCCTTTTGAAAGTATGTTTTATGATGGCTTTTTTGATCTTCATTTATCCTGACTATACAAGGGTGAGGGACAAGAGAACTGTTTGAAACTTTCATCTATTTACACAAGAATGATGAGGCCATTATTATTTCCATGATGCTATGCTGagaaaaagaaccaacaaaataagaaaaaaaaattattctgcaaATTAGGATTATATGCTTAGAGATTATGTGCTTTCTCCTTGATCTAAGTTAAGCTCTGCAGTTGATTAGTTTAGCTTTCTCATCTGTCAACAGCAGGTAAAAATAGGATTAAGAACTTTCCTAGAGTGATTAATCGTAgctgctagagagagagagaaaaaaaaatgtgttgagcAAGAAGCAAAAAAGAATATGTCTAGAAATGAAAAGGCCCCAGGCATGGAGGAGAGTTCCTTtattttcagttgcagctttagGATACATGATGAGCATTGTCTGCCATTGCCACTTTGAATGTATGCTCCATGTCCATGAGATAGGTATGCTTTAAAATATGTCTGTCAACTTTCTTCTTAATCTGTGACCTTAATGTGTTCATACCCAGTAATATACTCATCAACTATAGCATTTTCCTAAATGTATTTAAGTATCACCCATATAAAATGACAACAgatcttaaaaataattaagatctTTCAAGCTATAGTAATTAAAAGTGCTTTAAACACCCAGGCAAGTGTAAAAGCACAAACTTTGTGCCATAAACCCACGCAGAAAGAAATCTTAAAACCCCAGGGAAATAAGAATCAATCTCCCAGACTGATGACATCTCAGGAAAACCTCTATAAAATCTAGTGGCAACAAAGGAGGGAactttggcttgtttgtttttcttgcatCCCTAGACCATGCTGATGGCTGGACCAGAGAAGCAATGCTAGCATGTTTTACATCAACTTCCAGAATCACTGTTCCCTCTCAGCTGAGGAGGGTAGTTGGATACAAACAGAAGTTTGGCCACCACTGGATGGTGTACTCCATAAAGAGTAGGAAATGCCTATTTTCTGACTTTTCACAGAAGAGATGGCTTATATATGTAAGGTACATTTCAATGTTTTCAGTGATGATTTTAAGACTATAATGGGGTACTTTAAATGTGAATGCTGTGTGTCAGGCTACTGTGTTTAAAGCAAACGTGGAAAAATCAGTGTGTAACTATGTGTATGTAGTTTCACACACTTGGTGCTCAGGCTCCTCATCAATAGTGTGGACATTGAAATTATGGGTACTCAATACCATCAGTTCTTAGAGTGATATATTAGGAGCTCAGAGGCTAGTACATGTAAAAGGCAATTGCCCAGGTGGTCACCAAATCAGTTGTCTACTCAgaactttttccttcctttcttctttctcctctctaacttcttcttttctctcttccccttgaacatgtgcttctttttttttcttttttttttattattatcattcattacaatttattcaatttgtatcctggctgtggccccttctcGAATCtcttcctaatcccactctctctcccttccccccacttgccccttccctagtccactaatagaggaggtcctcctccccttctatttgacctaagcctatcaggtctcaatcaGGACTGGTTGTTTCTTTAATTCTAATGAAATTAAACACATTCCTAACTTGTCATCTTGAAGTTGAAAGCAAGTAAAAGAGAAACAGCATAAATGCTGTTTTTCTGTTATCTTTCCACTACCagtttatttgttctttgtaaAAGCATTATCAGTGGGTAACACTAGTGTTCTACTGTTCTGATATCATTAATTAAAAGGCAGTATATTTTGAAGCTGTGTAAGGAATGGCAACACTGTGGCCTGGCTGGTTGGGCTGTTGTCTGTGTACTACATAATTATTGATAGAGAATGTAAAATGTAACCTTCCCATAACTGGATACTTGGTTTGGTACAGAGAAGGACACGAAATCAGGGAGAGTGACTTAAATCAAAACAAAGTCTGATGGTTTAAGAATGTCTACTTCACTTCCTCTATGTGGCTGAGACTTCCTCTGAACTGCACAGAAAATTCAATTAAATATCTGAACTGTTTCAGTGTTCATGGTTGTGACTTGGTCTCTCCTAAAATTAGCAGAATCACCCAGACACCAAAAAGAAGTTTCAGAAATGCATTAGAAAGGCAATGAGAGGGAGCagtaaaggttttttgttttgttttttgttttgttttgttatttcctGTATGCCATAGACAGTAAAATAAGCTAAGCTGAGACATTTTGAGAAGGTGGCAGCTAGAAAAGATTAGTAATCTGAAGAGCAATGGTTTCTTTCCCTTTGCATTTTTATTCTGTGAAATGCTGAGTTTCATTCTGACATTTCATGTATGGGCACCATGCCTTGCTGTCTTCTTCCTAAACGTTTTTGTCCAGTTTGCTTTAGCTCTGAATGACAACTGGTAAACTAAGTAGTTATTATCttaatttattataaatatttgctGCTCGATCCAGTGACGTTATAGGGTTTGTTAAAGACCTCTACTTCCTTGGGTCCAGCATGGTTGGAGTTTATATTACATATGTTAGTGAGGAGCTTATGCTGGGATATCATTTAAATGActgttgtaaaataaataagtaaactgtCACATGATAGATTAtaatatctattttcttttttttccatttctgaaaTATCTTTTAATTGTAAATCATTTTAGATACATAAAAATGCGAGAGGAACAGTGTAGGAAGTTGCTGCTCTGGTttcctctctgttgctgtgattaaaaacaaaaacaaaaaccaatagaCAAACAACCCTCTGACCAAGAGCATcctaggggaggaaagggtttatttcatcttacacttccaggtcacagtccatcactgggaGAAGTCAGGGAAGAAGCCAAGCAGAAGGCATGGAGGAACACTTCTTGCTGGCTCATTCTCACTCGCTTAGCTAGCTTTCACATATGGCAGGGAATGTTACTGACCATGGTGGCTTGGCCCTCTTACGTTAATTAATAAACAAGAAAATTTCCCACATATCCACAGGATATTCAGACCTGGGCAATTCCTCAATTGGTactcccttctcaggtgactctctGCCATGTCAAGTTGAAGGCACTGACTAGGATACTTGcactgtgtcttttatttttttaactgcttccagcataatttttattttttttgcaattgttttttttaaattttatttttcttattagttacattttgttagctctgtgtcccagctgtatcccgacccctcattccctcctcaaccccacactccctccctggtctcctccctgcccctttccaagtccactgataggggaggacctcctcccctttcatttgaccctgttttatcaggtatcttcagggctttgtatctgcaaagtcctcctctgtggcctaataggactgctcctcccctgggggggggggtcaaagagcctgcccttgagatcctgttaaaaatagtccttgttccccttactttggaaaactacttggttactgagctacctcgGGCCActtctgagcagaagttctaggttatatccatagaaccttggttgagtgtcagtctcagaatatCTATTTTCTTTAGATGTCAGTCATTacatctcattttcttttcagaacaAACTTATTCCtataaacacatatatttgcaACATTAACCATGTATTCATAAAATTACATACTCATGAATATGTATAGATATATTCACATACATGTACGTATATGtctatacataaatattttacatgAAAAGATACAGAAGAATTTGGGTTGTGACTacctaagaaaaataaatcacaaagatGGAATATTTACACAAAGAATTTGTGGAAGTACATTCTGTGGACAACACAATTAAGTCTTCTTGTGAATCAGTAACACTTAGAATTGTAAAGGAATGCTACCATGAGTAACATTTTGATATTTTCAAATTTGACCATATAATGGAGATGAGCAGGTAAGATGTTATTGACATGTGTTATAGCGAATTCTTATAGGTTTCAAATTCTTATATTTTGCAAATAATTAAGTCTGAAgactttaaattatatttaaggGAGTTTCTCTTTTTCAGCTCTGTGTTATGACCAGTCTTCATTTGTAGCTGATTGGTTCATGACCTTCTGATTCTTTGTcattgactctgttgcctttATATGGATGTCTCATGTGCATAAAGACAAAGGAAGTAGATGCTTTAACCTTTACAGAGAGACACTATAAGGCACATTCCTTTCCAGAAGTTCTATCAGAGAAAATCTCACTCTTCATCTTGTTGATTCAGTGGAGACATCATGAATATAAGAGATTGAGTCTCTAAAGTTCCAGGTTGAGTGTCTTTTTTGATCTGATCAATATATTTGATGataaattttacaaaaataaaatacaggaaCCCCTGTAACATAGTGCTGACTAGGACTAGGATTtgctttttacttctttttgtggTATTTTAATTAGCTATTTTGAAAATGATATGTTTTACAGAGTATTCATTACATTATAAAATGATGAATAGATTGAAATTTCCACACTTTTAACATAAGCATCATGAAGAGTGCTGCATAATTTCCCACAGAatactaattaattaaaagttcCAATAAATTCACCGTTTTACAGATTCACCGTTTTACATGCATTTAAGATGAATCATTGATTTTGAAGTGTGCCCTATAGTAACTTTTGACTCTTCTGTTGGTAGATAAGGCAGTGCTTTGGTCAGTCGATGATGACTTAAGATCTGGTCTTCATTTACATCCTGAATAGTTTAAAATGCATTTCAATATTCTGCTTCAAGAAGCTCATAGCAACTGATGAAAGTTGACCCTTCAAATATAAGGTattgctctcctctcacccaaaTAGATGCTTTtatctccaatattttaaatgtgGTTATTTAAGTATTCAATAATTTATCTCAACTTCAACACTATGTTATACAattgtactttaaaaatattataatattttttaaattacaaaacaacaaaacaccaactTTTATATGATAATCACAGAAACTTGAATGAGTTATTCTTTTCTCATCATTGCAGACTTACAGGAACACATTACTTTAACATCTTCTTGAGAATAATGCAAAACCAGAGctttgtcactgagttcatactcCTTGGACTTTCACAGAACTCATGTGTTGAGAAAATATTGTgtgttatatttttgtttatctaCCTTGCAACTATTGGAGTCAACATGGTAATTGTGGTGACCATCATCTACAGCCCTGCACTGCTGGGCTCCCCCATGTACTTCTTCTTGATATTCCTGTCCTTACTGGATGCATGCACCTCTTCTACTGTAACACCCAAGATGATTGTAGACTTCTTCTATGAGAGAAAGACCATTTCCTTTGAATGTTGTATGATACAACTGTTTGCTGTTCACTTCTTCACTGGGATAGAAGTGATTGTCCTGTCAgccatggcctatgaccgctatgtggcaaTTTGCAAGCCATTGCACTACTCTTACATTATGACCCGAAGGCTCTGTGGCATTTTGGTGATGGTATCCTGGGCAGGAGGCTTCATGCATTCTATCATACAAATTATCTTCACTTCGCAGCTGCCCTTCTGTGGACCCAACATTATTGATCACTACATGTGTGACTTGTTCCCATTGCTGAAGCTTGCCTGCACTGAGCCACATCTATTTGTCATTTTGGTGTTTTCTAACAGTGGGTCTATCAGCATTATAATCTTCTCTATTTTGCTTGTCTCTTATGGTGTCATCTTGTTCTCTTTGAAAGCTCACAGCTCTGAAGGGCGACACAAAGCTCTCTCCACCTGTGGATCCCACATTACAGTTGTGCTTTTGTTCTTTGTTCCATGCTTTTTAATATATGCACGACCTAcatctgccttctcttctgaaaAAAATGCATTTGTTTTTGCCACCATCATAACACCACTTCTGAATCCTATGGTTTACACTTTCAGGAATAAGGAAATGAAGAATGCCATCAGGAAAATGTGGAAGAGATTGATAGTGGTTTCTCATGACTATTAAAATATTAGACCTAAAATGCTGGGgaaaactgattggcctgctttttgttcacctccccctgaggggggagcagccttaccaggccacagaggaagtcaatgcagccactcctgatgagacctaacagactaggatcagaaggaagaaaaagaaaccctcccctaccagtggatatggggaggggcatgcgtagagaaagggaaaaaaggaagggatcgggaggggaggagggagagaactagaggggggatacaaagtaaataaagtgtaattaaaaataaaattaagttaaaattaaaaaaatgctgggGAAATTGACCATtgggtaaaagcatttgctgtgcaAACATAAGCTATTATttctgattcccagaacccatgtcagaaGTCAGTCACGGTAGCACATTTTTAACCAAATACTGGTGAAGGGCTCCTCCCAAAACCAGGGATGTCAAGGTTCAGTGGACATATTCTCTTAAggaaataaggtagagagtgataAACACAGAGTCAGCCTCTTCATTTGTCTCTGCATGTATGTGGACATAccatccacacaaacacacatatatgcaacattaaatgtatatatatacatgtgtgtttaaGTCTAACCTTGGAGAAGActcatttttctgattttaatatttttactttgtatatacacagaaaaattACATTCAATAATTATCAATATGTATCAATAATCaatgaaatgtatatattttagatcaGTCTGtatttccatatttatttatttatttattttgagatagggtttctctacatagcttCAGTAGTCCgaaaactcattatgtagaccagactgtccttgaactcacagagatttgcctgactctgcctcccaagagctgcgATTAAAGAattgcaccaccatacccagcaatatatatatttatacacacacacacacacacacacacacacacacatatttgagacatggtttctctgttgtagccttggctatcctggactcactttgtagaccaggttggcctcaaactcacagagagccacctgctctgcctcccagagtggtgggattacaggcatttgccaccGTGCCTGCCTATATTTTCTAGTATTCAGGTTTTCATATGAaatatttagtatatttattGAATGTAACATACTTTCCCCTTTGAACCAAAAGCTCTAACAGGCCAGGTAAGCTTTATAACCCATGGGAAATCCCATCCTGGCACTCAtttgtcagagtgcagggaatcatatgaaagaaggggagttagtacgaccaggagaggacaggagctccacaaggaccaaatataccagggcacaggggtcttttatgaaactgtttctcaaGGACAATGTAtaggtataacctagaacctttgctcgaatgtagcccatggtagctcactatccaagtgggtaccctagtaagggaacagggactatttttgacatgaactcaatggctggctctttgacctccccatggaaggagcagcattgctaggccacaaaggtggacattgcagccagttctgaaggaacctgataagctaggatggaaggggaggagacctcccctattagtggactgagaaaaagagcagggaggagatgaggaatggaaggtgggattaggagggaatgagggagcaggctatagctaggatacaaagttattaaactgtaactaatattaaaaaaataaaaatcactctaaaattaataaattttccACAACAGAAGACAATGATTGAAATAAAACTATGCAATAAAATACTGACTACACTAACTAAaacattcattttgtttcattatACATCACATTCAGgcattattttatatttccttGACTCCAGTTTTATAGATGTGGACTATAGTATTGCTATGAGAGTAGAACAAAAATTAGTTTTTAGCTGTGAAATAAAAACGGAATGTCATTTACCTAATTTTTATTCACACTAGTTTAAAGATAAGAACTTGGTCAGCTTCTCTTACACTGTTCTGAAACACATGTAAACCCACAGAAACTGTGACACACAGAGATTCAAACAGAGCCTTTACTGAAAATGAGAAATCGACACTAAGCCTCAAGTCCAGTCAAGAAGCAGTTTAGAGTTGATACctgctagaaataaaaaaaaaaagttttcttcaaTGAAGTGTTACTGATTATTCTATTCATACCCCCAAGCAGGACTCATGCTCAAGAGTAGTTTGACAACATAAAATGGAACCCAAGTGTTTGgtggacttgttttgttttgccattttctattttacatttgaaagatttttcctttattttgatttatagaattatcatttcttcctccctgttctATACTTCAAACACTACAATACATTCCTACATGCCGTCTTTCAAATCCCTGATGGAGTTTTTCACTGATTGCCATTACATGAATATACATCCATATTCCTAAACATAACATGCTCAGTTTAAATAATTTTGCttgtataaatattttaagaggGCAATACTTGGTATTAGAAAACAGTTCATGAAATATTCTCTGTGGATGACTATTTTTCCTActcttagtattttttatttgcttgtggTTCCATGTGTAGTCTTTCCCACACCCACTTTAGCATATCTTATGGTGTCTTTGGTTAGCTCATGTATTGGTGGTCATGTTGGTGTGATTTTATGGGTGTATAATCTGACATTACTGTGATTCACAGCCTCAAAACAAATTCCCTgttcctccagctcttacattctttctggcCCATCTTTTACATTGTTCCCTATAACCTAGGTATATAAATGTATGCATAATTTGTCTTTCAATATGATTTCAAATTCTAGAGTCCCATTCCTAAGCCTACCATGTCCTCCACATGATTCTAGCTCTTGTAGCCTGCCCACGTGGATGGCTCCCTTCCACTCTCCTTCTTGGCTTTTTGCAGCCAGTATACACTATTCTAAGCCAagatctctctctatctcttcctccATAGTCTCAGATTTTATATTATCACAGCTTGGCCTCATTCAGTAGCCAGAACTTAGTGAATCTGATTTCCAAATTCTCACTGACATGGACACATAATTACAAAATGTCATATATCTAAACTTGCTCTGCTCTACACTCACAAGTTTCTTATCTCTAAGgttctacttctttctttttttaattttttaattttttattaattacatttattcattttgtatccccccataagcctctccctcctccc includes the following:
- the LOC110543225 gene encoding olfactory receptor 4C15-like, whose translation is MQNQSFVTEFILLGLSQNSCVEKILCVIFLFIYLATIGVNMVIVVTIIYSPALLGSPMYFFLIFLSLLDACTSSTVTPKMIVDFFYERKTISFECCMIQLFAVHFFTGIEVIVLSAMAYDRYVAICKPLHYSYIMTRRLCGILVMVSWAGGFMHSIIQIIFTSQLPFCGPNIIDHYMCDLFPLLKLACTEPHLFVILVFSNSGSISIIIFSILLVSYGVILFSLKAHSSEGRHKALSTCGSHITVVLLFFVPCFLIYARPTSAFSSEKNAFVFATIITPLLNPMVYTFRNKEMKNAIRKMWKRLIVVSHDY